The proteins below come from a single Terriglobia bacterium genomic window:
- a CDS encoding arginine deiminase family protein: MTSGCQSMVAPLRRVVVKRPEEAFSRIDREWHDLNYTRLPSLPKASEHHRQFVALMQAAGAEVLYLPADDRTGADSLYAHDPVLVTDRGAVIFQTGKPARRGEGPAFADAFQKWDVPILGVIDGAATAEAGDMVWLDPDTLLVGRGFRTNAAGVARLAELLKPGGVEVIAFGLPYWNGPQDVLHLMSFISLLDDDLAVVYRRLLPVSLFELLAARGVELVDVPEEEYDTLGCNILAVSPRHLIMAAGNPVTHSRLKAAGCTISEFDGSEICLPGAGGPTCLTRPILRSRWPVLRSR, from the coding sequence ATGACATCCGGCTGCCAGAGCATGGTGGCGCCGCTTCGCCGTGTTGTGGTCAAGCGGCCCGAAGAGGCGTTCAGTCGTATCGATCGGGAGTGGCACGACCTGAACTACACGCGGCTCCCGTCCCTGCCGAAAGCCTCCGAACATCACCGGCAATTCGTCGCGCTGATGCAGGCGGCGGGCGCCGAGGTCTTATATCTTCCCGCGGACGACCGTACGGGCGCCGATTCTCTATATGCTCACGATCCTGTACTCGTCACGGATCGGGGCGCCGTGATTTTTCAAACAGGTAAGCCGGCGCGCCGCGGCGAAGGGCCGGCTTTTGCCGACGCATTTCAAAAATGGGATGTCCCCATCCTCGGAGTCATCGACGGGGCCGCAACGGCGGAAGCCGGCGATATGGTCTGGCTGGACCCGGACACGCTACTTGTCGGCAGAGGCTTTCGCACGAATGCCGCGGGTGTGGCGCGGTTGGCGGAATTGTTGAAACCCGGCGGAGTCGAAGTCATTGCTTTCGGCCTTCCGTATTGGAACGGTCCGCAGGACGTTCTTCATCTCATGTCGTTCATCAGCTTGCTGGACGACGATCTTGCCGTCGTTTACAGACGGCTTCTGCCGGTGTCTTTGTTCGAGTTGCTCGCTGCGCGCGGAGTTGAGTTGGTAGATGTTCCGGAAGAGGAATACGACACTCTCGGCTGCAATATTCTGGCGGTGTCACCGCGTCACTTGATTATGGCCGCGGGAAATCCGGTCACTCATTCGCGGTTGAAAGCGGCCGGCTGCACGATCTCGGAATTTGACGGCAGTGAAATCTGCCTGCCCGGAGCAGGCGGACCCACCTGCCTGACGCGGCCGATACTCCGAAGCCGATGGCCGGTACTCCGAAGCCGATGA